The following coding sequences are from one Oncorhynchus clarkii lewisi isolate Uvic-CL-2024 chromosome 20, UVic_Ocla_1.0, whole genome shotgun sequence window:
- the LOC139376423 gene encoding histone H1.0-B-like — MAETVAAPAPKAKKAKAPKKAASHPKYSDMIMAAVQADKSRGGASRQSVQKYIKSHYKVGDNADSQIKLSLKRMVSGGVLRHTKGIGASGSFKLAKAEDTKKAPKAKAVVKPKKSPVKVAKPKKVAKPKKVAKSPAKAKKAKVSVKKVKKSPKKAAPKPKKVVKKAKVAKPARAAKPKKAKAAKPKPKAAAKKATKKK, encoded by the coding sequence ATGGCAGAGACGGTGGCAGCTCCAGCCCCAAAAGCTAAAAAGGCGAAGGCACCCAAGAAAGCTGCTTCACACCCGAAATACTCGGATATGATTATGGCGGCCGTCCAGGCAGACAAAAGCCGTGGAGGTGCGTCCAGACAATCTGTCCAGAAGTACATCAAGAGCCACTACAAGGTGGGAGACAATGCCGATTCCCAGATTAAGCTGTCTCTGAAGAGGATGGTGAGTGGCGGGGTCCTGCGCCACACCAAAGGCATCGGCGCATCAGGCTCCTTCAAACTGGCTAAAGCAGAGGACACCAAAAAGGCGCCTAAAGCTAAAGCCGTTGTGAAACCAAAGAAGTCGCCTGTGAAAGTCGCCAAGCCCAAGAAGGTAGCAAAGCCCAAGAAGGTGGCCAAATCACCAGCAAAAGCCAAGAAAGCGAAAGTGTCAGTGAAGAAAGTGAAAAAGTCCCCGAAGAAAGCGGCACCAAAGCCCAAGAAAGTAGTAAAGAAAGCCAAGGTAGCAAAGCCAGCCAGGGCAGCCAAGCCCAAGAAGGCCAAAGCTGCAAAACCCAAACCCAAGGCAGCAGCCAAGAAAGCCACAAAGAAAAAGTAA